A genomic segment from Chitinophagaceae bacterium encodes:
- the rsmG gene encoding 16S rRNA (guanine(527)-N(7))-methyltransferase RsmG, translating to MDSGILQKYFSEFSLSQLQQYALLKHLYEDWNSKINVISRKDMDNFYVHHVLHSLAIATQFNFTQDMKVMDLGTGGGFPGVPLAIFFPGARFQLVDSINKKLKVINEVTEATGIKNIITTHSRAEDFKDNNFDVVVSRAVAPLKDLWKWSKPLLKKNKEKGNNVPNGLICLKGGDLSREIHESQCRPYIWELEKIFEEDFFRGKYMLYIPIR from the coding sequence ATGGATAGTGGCATATTGCAAAAATATTTTTCTGAATTTTCACTGTCGCAATTACAACAGTATGCACTGCTCAAGCATTTGTATGAGGACTGGAACAGTAAAATAAATGTAATAAGCCGCAAGGATATGGATAATTTTTATGTGCACCATGTGCTCCACTCCCTGGCTATTGCAACTCAATTTAATTTTACCCAGGATATGAAAGTGATGGACCTCGGCACTGGTGGTGGTTTTCCTGGGGTGCCGCTGGCAATATTTTTTCCCGGCGCAAGGTTTCAACTGGTAGACAGCATCAATAAAAAACTAAAAGTAATAAATGAGGTTACAGAGGCAACAGGAATTAAAAATATCATTACTACGCATTCAAGAGCTGAAGATTTTAAGGATAATAATTTTGATGTAGTGGTTTCCCGTGCCGTAGCACCTCTTAAAGATTTATGGAAATGGAGTAAACCTTTACTCAAAAAAAATAAAGAAAAAGGTAACAATGTACCCAATGGTCTCATTTGCCTAAAAGGCGGCGACCTTTCCCGTGAAATTCATGAAAGTCAATGCAGGCCTTATATATGGGAACTGGAAAAAATTTTTGAGGAAGATTTTTTTCGGGGAAAATATATGTTGTATATACCGATTCGTTAA
- a CDS encoding alpha-2-macroglobulin, which yields MKKFLTCILVSSSMLFSITLMAQTNNYTAEWKKIDQLIQKGLPKSALAGINKIMQSALAGKNQPQQVKAAIYLILCRSYFEETYLEKSIYTLDTLISKTSAPAKNILQTIQAGMYWNYKKINRYKLYSRTALVDENSKDISTWSLQKLNLQINALYTASLKNDDLLKNTSLQNFEAILQKGTNTRQLRPTLYDLLAHRALNYYMDEENDVTDPSYKFIINDEKAFSPADQFVTTVFSSKDSSSQYLQALHLLQNILKFHLADINTEALLDADLIRLNFVNQQGIFNSKSQLYENALLAVEKNYSTLPATAQAMYLRALIYKNKGNDYNPLTDTTNRFEIKKAKEICEVAITKYPNSDGAINCSNLLSQINAPSLQMSAEKVNVPNMPFRILVQFKNIEKIYLRAIKTSRQELKKIHSYNDYSKQWSEIAAKKPEKEWIVNLPQTNDFQNHSLEIKANSLNEGTYIILASVEPNFKTVNNYMAKQIVFISNISYVTNNKSQLYVLNRSSGMPIANATVQTWQQNYNYNSRSYVDLKKEKYTTDKNGFVQLVNKDEDYNSELYQITHEKDELFTDDYYYERHNSVYPEGQYHRTFFFADRSIYRPGQTVFFKGIALSTNQKTRKSEIAAGYKTTVQLLNANAKKITSLQSTANDYGSFNGSFKLPEGLLNGIFYLKDSVNNGMLAFSVEEYKRPKFSVEIIKPAGTYRVNDSIKVTGNAKGYAGNNIDGALVKYRVVRMVQYPYWWGYRGKIWPPHGNNNQVEISNGTTQTGADGNFSIKFLAIPDETADKKNQPVFTYQVIANVTDINGETRSAETNIDVSYQALQLKIASAEKIPADSINSILITSKNSNGIFEKTAVKVTLQKLSAPNRISRNRYWHQPDLFIMSKEEYYQNFPYDVYANEDQAGTWPVNETITEKTDSTKENGKYSFSQKPLAAGWYKISAITKDKYGEQVNAERLVYLFAKDNTIKDPVMAEANEKALPGEKTNFTLKTGFDKIWSIVSISRNENSTTTQYAFVTGNKPLNTELTITENDRGGINIAYVFVKNNRVYSGSNTIQIPWSNKKLHIRYETFREKLLPGSEEKWKIKISGEKADKVAAEALISMYDASLDQFKPHSWNSLINLWPLLNNYSSFTSRNFMLLNSTEFNNVSVKYLQEKEKFYDVLLDKGLLFNEFQPKQKNTVGFSTLNNAEINEGNIAMAAPTEIEEGDADNPKHMKLPKQKREASGIAEILSDSISDRQVNNPQNNNFTFRKNFNETALFLPDLKTDAEGTIEFSFTMPEALTSWKMMALAYDKNLASVYDEKTIITQKPLMVQPFAPRFMREGDQMEFSAKIVNLSDKEITGTSQLQLLDAATNQPVDGWFKNVFPNQYFTVAAGKSVLVKFPMEIPYQFNSAMVYRIKAIAKDGSFSDGEEMALPVLTNRTLVTESLPLNLRNTSNKNFTFSKLLNANVSGTLTHQSLTVEFTSNPAWYAIQSLPYLMEYPYECAEQTFNRYYANSLAAFIAGSMPKIKAVFEKWKTIDTAAILGNLQKNEELKLVLLQETPWVLQAQNENEQKKNIALLFDLVRLANEKNNTLKKIAEAQTSNGGFSWFKGGPDDRYITQYILTGIGHLRKLNAISKDDYSSLTPIVEKALKYLDARIKEDYIYLIKHKIKLSQNNLSGYAIQYLYMRSFFPEYPISSSLQKADNYYRSQSKKYWTGFGKYYQGMIALSLFRNSDEITAKKIINSLKENAIESEEMGMYWKDFTKRGYYWYQSPIESHSLLIEAFSDIDKNLQTVDNLKTWLLKNKQTNSWESTKATAEACYALLLKGSNWLSEDKNVTIQLGNLSLSTADDKVEAGTGYFKQTIAGNKVQQGMGNIIVTVKPQSTATSWGAVYWQYFEDLDKITTAQTPLKLVKKLFVEKNSASGPVLQVINEGDELKVGDKVVVRIELYADREMEYVHMKDMRAACMEPVNVLSSYKWQGGLGYYESTKDASTNFFFPYLPKGNFVFEYPMYVTHAGNFSNGITSIQCMYAPEFSSHSEGIRVNAIP from the coding sequence ATGAAAAAATTTTTAACCTGCATCCTGGTTTCGTCCAGTATGTTATTTTCTATTACCCTTATGGCACAAACGAATAATTACACAGCTGAATGGAAGAAAATAGATCAACTTATACAAAAAGGTTTACCCAAAAGCGCATTAGCAGGCATAAACAAAATTATGCAATCGGCTTTAGCCGGCAAAAATCAGCCACAGCAGGTAAAAGCAGCCATTTATTTAATACTTTGCCGCAGTTATTTTGAAGAAACTTATTTAGAGAAGAGTATTTACACCCTCGATACTTTAATAAGCAAAACCAGCGCACCTGCAAAAAATATTTTGCAAACCATACAGGCTGGCATGTATTGGAATTATAAAAAAATTAACCGTTATAAACTATACAGCCGCACTGCACTGGTTGATGAAAACAGTAAGGATATCAGTACTTGGAGCCTTCAAAAATTAAACCTGCAAATAAATGCATTATATACAGCATCGTTAAAAAATGATGATTTACTTAAAAACACTTCTTTACAAAACTTTGAAGCCATTTTACAAAAAGGCACAAACACAAGGCAACTCCGGCCTACTTTATATGATTTACTGGCACACAGGGCGCTCAATTATTATATGGATGAGGAAAACGATGTAACTGACCCTTCCTATAAATTCATCATTAACGATGAAAAAGCATTTTCGCCTGCGGACCAGTTTGTAACCACCGTTTTTTCCTCAAAAGACAGTAGTTCCCAATATTTACAGGCCCTTCATTTACTGCAAAACATACTAAAATTTCACCTTGCAGATATAAATACAGAAGCGCTTTTAGATGCCGATTTAATAAGGCTCAATTTTGTAAACCAGCAAGGTATATTTAACAGTAAAAGCCAATTGTATGAAAATGCACTGCTGGCTGTTGAAAAAAATTATTCAACCCTTCCTGCTACAGCACAAGCCATGTATTTGCGGGCCCTTATTTATAAAAACAAAGGAAATGATTACAACCCTTTAACGGATACGACAAACCGGTTTGAAATAAAAAAGGCAAAAGAAATTTGTGAAGTTGCCATAACCAAATATCCCAACTCAGATGGCGCCATTAATTGCAGCAACCTCCTTTCTCAAATCAACGCCCCTTCACTGCAAATGAGCGCAGAAAAAGTGAATGTGCCCAATATGCCTTTTCGCATACTTGTACAATTTAAAAATATTGAAAAAATATATTTGCGTGCCATAAAAACCAGCCGACAGGAACTTAAAAAAATTCATAGTTACAACGATTACAGTAAGCAATGGAGCGAAATTGCCGCTAAAAAACCAGAAAAAGAATGGATAGTTAATTTACCGCAAACCAACGATTTTCAAAACCACAGTTTAGAAATTAAAGCAAATTCATTAAATGAAGGAACGTACATAATACTTGCCTCTGTGGAACCAAATTTTAAAACTGTTAACAATTACATGGCAAAGCAAATTGTTTTTATCAGCAACATTAGCTATGTAACCAATAATAAGTCTCAACTGTATGTGTTGAACAGAAGTTCTGGAATGCCCATAGCCAATGCTACGGTACAAACCTGGCAACAAAACTACAATTACAACAGCCGCAGCTATGTAGATTTAAAAAAAGAAAAATACACAACAGATAAAAACGGGTTTGTACAACTGGTAAATAAAGATGAAGATTATAATTCCGAGCTGTATCAAATAACCCACGAAAAAGATGAATTATTTACCGATGATTACTATTATGAAAGACATAATAGTGTTTATCCCGAAGGACAATACCACCGTACATTCTTTTTTGCAGACAGGAGCATCTACCGGCCAGGGCAAACAGTATTTTTTAAAGGTATTGCCTTAAGCACCAATCAAAAAACAAGAAAAAGTGAAATAGCAGCAGGATATAAAACAACAGTACAACTATTAAATGCAAACGCAAAAAAAATTACATCGCTCCAATCTACCGCAAATGATTACGGTTCTTTTAACGGTAGTTTTAAACTGCCGGAAGGATTGCTAAATGGAATTTTTTATTTAAAAGACTCAGTTAATAATGGCATGCTTGCATTTAGTGTGGAAGAATATAAACGGCCCAAATTTTCAGTAGAAATTATAAAGCCTGCTGGAACCTACCGTGTAAACGACAGCATTAAGGTTACCGGTAATGCAAAAGGCTATGCTGGAAATAATATAGATGGCGCACTGGTAAAATACCGTGTGGTACGCATGGTGCAATACCCATATTGGTGGGGTTACAGGGGAAAAATATGGCCGCCCCATGGCAACAATAACCAAGTGGAAATTAGCAATGGCACTACACAAACAGGTGCCGATGGAAATTTTAGTATTAAATTTTTGGCCATTCCCGATGAAACCGCCGACAAAAAAAATCAACCCGTTTTTACCTACCAGGTAATTGCCAATGTAACCGATATTAACGGAGAAACAAGAAGTGCAGAAACAAATATTGACGTAAGCTACCAGGCGCTGCAACTCAAAATTGCTTCTGCTGAAAAAATACCTGCAGACAGCATCAACAGTATTTTAATAACCAGTAAAAACAGCAATGGTATTTTTGAAAAAACGGCCGTAAAAGTTACGTTACAAAAATTAAGCGCACCCAATCGCATTTCCCGTAACCGTTACTGGCACCAGCCCGACCTTTTTATAATGTCAAAAGAAGAATACTACCAAAATTTTCCTTATGATGTTTATGCCAATGAAGACCAGGCAGGCACATGGCCTGTAAATGAAACCATTACTGAAAAAACAGACAGTACAAAGGAAAATGGGAAATACAGTTTTTCCCAAAAACCTTTAGCCGCAGGATGGTATAAAATATCAGCAATTACAAAAGATAAATACGGGGAACAAGTAAACGCAGAAAGATTGGTATACCTTTTTGCAAAAGACAACACAATTAAGGATCCCGTTATGGCCGAAGCAAATGAGAAAGCCTTACCCGGAGAAAAAACAAACTTTACTTTAAAAACCGGATTTGATAAAATATGGTCCATAGTTTCTATAAGCAGAAACGAAAACAGTACCACTACCCAATACGCATTTGTAACCGGCAACAAACCTTTAAATACCGAACTTACGATTACCGAAAATGACCGTGGCGGTATTAATATTGCCTATGTATTTGTAAAAAACAACCGGGTATATTCAGGTAGCAATACCATTCAAATACCCTGGAGCAATAAAAAACTACATATCCGTTATGAAACTTTTAGGGAAAAATTATTGCCGGGCAGCGAAGAAAAATGGAAAATAAAAATTAGCGGCGAAAAAGCCGATAAGGTTGCTGCCGAAGCGCTCATCAGCATGTACGATGCATCGCTTGACCAGTTTAAACCTCATTCATGGAATTCTTTAATAAACCTTTGGCCTTTACTTAATAATTATAGCAGCTTTACCTCAAGGAATTTTATGCTTCTCAATTCTACTGAGTTTAATAACGTATCTGTAAAATACCTACAGGAGAAAGAAAAATTTTATGATGTATTACTGGATAAAGGCTTGCTCTTTAATGAATTTCAGCCAAAGCAAAAAAATACTGTCGGCTTTTCTACGTTGAATAACGCTGAAATTAATGAAGGAAATATTGCTATGGCTGCTCCTACAGAAATAGAAGAAGGCGATGCAGACAATCCCAAACACATGAAACTTCCTAAACAAAAAAGAGAAGCTTCAGGCATAGCAGAAATACTATCAGACAGTATTTCAGATAGGCAAGTTAATAACCCCCAAAACAACAATTTTACTTTTCGTAAAAACTTTAATGAAACCGCCCTCTTTTTACCGGATTTAAAAACAGATGCAGAAGGCACGATTGAATTTTCATTTACCATGCCCGAAGCGCTTACAAGCTGGAAAATGATGGCCCTGGCTTATGATAAAAACCTGGCCAGCGTGTACGATGAAAAAACCATAATCACCCAAAAACCATTGATGGTACAACCCTTTGCGCCACGCTTTATGAGAGAAGGAGACCAAATGGAATTTAGCGCAAAAATTGTAAACCTCAGTGATAAAGAAATTACCGGCACATCTCAATTGCAACTGCTGGATGCAGCAACCAACCAACCGGTTGACGGATGGTTTAAAAACGTTTTTCCCAACCAGTATTTTACAGTTGCAGCCGGCAAAAGTGTATTGGTAAAATTTCCCATGGAAATACCTTACCAATTCAACAGCGCAATGGTTTACCGCATAAAAGCCATTGCAAAAGACGGATCGTTTTCTGATGGTGAAGAAATGGCATTACCTGTATTAACCAACCGAACACTGGTTACCGAATCGTTGCCCTTAAATCTGCGTAATACGAGCAATAAAAATTTTACGTTTAGCAAACTGCTCAATGCCAATGTAAGTGGCACGCTTACCCATCAATCACTTACGGTTGAATTTACCAGCAACCCGGCATGGTATGCCATTCAATCCTTACCCTACTTAATGGAATATCCATACGAATGTGCGGAGCAAACTTTTAACCGCTATTATGCCAATAGTTTAGCTGCATTTATTGCCGGCAGTATGCCAAAAATAAAAGCTGTTTTTGAAAAATGGAAAACAATTGATACCGCTGCTATATTGGGTAATCTTCAAAAAAATGAAGAATTAAAATTGGTATTGCTGCAAGAAACACCCTGGGTATTGCAGGCGCAAAATGAAAATGAGCAAAAGAAAAATATTGCCCTTCTTTTTGATTTGGTTCGCCTGGCCAATGAAAAAAATAATACACTTAAAAAAATTGCCGAAGCGCAAACATCCAACGGTGGTTTTAGCTGGTTTAAAGGCGGACCTGATGACCGGTATATCACCCAATACATCCTTACCGGCATTGGTCATTTACGCAAGCTTAATGCCATTTCAAAAGATGATTACAGTAGCCTCACCCCTATTGTGGAAAAGGCGTTGAAATATCTTGATGCAAGAATAAAAGAAGATTATATATACCTAATAAAACATAAAATAAAATTGAGTCAGAACAACCTTTCTGGTTATGCCATTCAATATTTGTACATGCGTAGTTTTTTTCCGGAATATCCCATTAGCTCTTCTTTGCAAAAAGCAGATAATTACTACCGCAGTCAATCCAAAAAATATTGGACCGGTTTTGGGAAATATTACCAGGGAATGATAGCGCTATCACTTTTTCGCAATAGTGATGAAATTACCGCAAAAAAAATAATTAACTCCTTAAAAGAAAATGCCATTGAGAGCGAAGAAATGGGCATGTATTGGAAAGATTTTACAAAACGAGGATACTATTGGTACCAGTCGCCAATTGAGAGCCATTCTCTTTTAATTGAAGCTTTTTCGGATATTGATAAAAACCTACAAACAGTTGATAATTTAAAAACATGGCTTTTAAAAAACAAACAAACCAACAGTTGGGAAAGCACCAAAGCCACTGCCGAAGCATGTTACGCACTATTACTCAAGGGCAGCAACTGGCTTAGCGAAGATAAAAATGTAACTATTCAACTGGGAAATTTATCGCTTAGTACTGCAGATGATAAAGTTGAAGCAGGAACAGGTTATTTTAAACAAACAATTGCCGGAAATAAAGTACAACAGGGCATGGGCAATATAATAGTAACTGTAAAGCCGCAATCTACAGCTACAAGCTGGGGCGCTGTGTATTGGCAATATTTTGAAGACCTGGATAAAATAACAACCGCCCAAACGCCTTTGAAACTGGTAAAAAAATTATTTGTAGAAAAAAATTCTGCCTCCGGGCCAGTATTGCAGGTAATAAATGAAGGCGACGAATTAAAAGTAGGCGATAAAGTTGTGGTGCGTATAGAATTGTATGCAGACAGAGAAATGGAGTATGTACACATGAAAGATATGCGTGCCGCCTGCATGGAACCGGTAAATGTGCTCAGCAGTTATAAATGGCAGGGCGGATTGGGTTATTACGAAAGCACAAAAGATGCCAGCACCAATTTTTTCTTTCCATATTTACCCAAAGGCAATTTTGTATTTGAATACCCAATGTATGTAACCCATGCCGGTAATTTTAGCAATGGCATCACCAGTATTCAATGTATGTATGCGCCGGAATTTAGCAGCCATAGCGAAGGAATAAGGGTAAATGCAATCCCTTAA
- a CDS encoding glycosyltransferase, whose amino-acid sequence MDLPKLLQHNWQLILFIAFCIIAFIQIFYYLFFFIRLAFYQNKKKDVSQTHAVSVIVCARDEAQNITLNLPGILVQQYNSTHEVVVVNDNSYDESKYILEELRKQFRQLHIIELTQEAKMIPGKKFPLSIGIKSAKHEILLLTDADCVPATEYWIQSMQDAYRPETEIILGYGAYQKLPGILNKLIRWETFHTALQYMSYALAGIPYMGVGRNLSYKRSVFFRHKGFSSYNSIPGGDDDLFINMAATAKNTRINTDKQSFTLSKPAQSWKQWKAQKSRHYTTSKYYKAKHKFLLSHYAISQILYYPLLVASCIFYNWQISLCIFSFRYLLQFLIFYRSTKKLNEHDLLPWFWLFDIWMFFYYLIFSTSLFKKPAQTWK is encoded by the coding sequence ATGGATTTACCAAAACTGCTGCAACATAACTGGCAGCTGATACTGTTTATTGCTTTTTGTATTATCGCCTTTATTCAAATTTTTTACTACTTGTTTTTTTTTATTAGGCTGGCTTTTTATCAAAACAAAAAAAAAGATGTTTCACAAACCCATGCTGTATCGGTAATTGTATGTGCAAGGGACGAAGCGCAAAATATTACCCTTAACCTCCCGGGCATACTCGTACAGCAATACAACAGCACCCATGAAGTAGTAGTGGTAAACGACAATTCTTATGATGAAAGCAAATACATTTTGGAAGAATTGCGCAAACAGTTCCGGCAATTGCATATAATTGAACTTACCCAGGAAGCTAAAATGATACCGGGCAAAAAATTCCCTTTGAGCATAGGCATCAAATCGGCAAAACATGAAATTTTATTGCTTACCGATGCAGATTGCGTACCGGCAACAGAGTATTGGATACAAAGTATGCAGGATGCCTACCGGCCCGAAACAGAAATTATACTGGGCTATGGCGCCTATCAAAAACTACCCGGCATATTAAATAAGCTCATACGCTGGGAAACTTTTCATACTGCCTTACAATACATGAGTTATGCATTGGCTGGCATTCCTTATATGGGTGTAGGCAGGAACCTCTCATATAAACGCAGTGTATTTTTCAGGCATAAAGGTTTTTCGTCTTATAACAGCATTCCCGGTGGAGATGATGACTTGTTTATTAATATGGCAGCAACGGCAAAAAACACAAGGATTAATACCGATAAACAAAGCTTTACCTTAAGCAAACCTGCCCAAAGCTGGAAACAATGGAAAGCCCAAAAAAGCAGGCACTATACCACATCAAAATATTATAAAGCAAAGCACAAGTTTTTGTTATCGCATTATGCCATTTCGCAAATACTGTATTACCCTTTATTGGTTGCGAGTTGTATTTTTTATAACTGGCAAATTAGCCTTTGTATTTTTTCATTTAGGTACTTGCTGCAATTTTTAATTTTTTATCGCAGTACCAAAAAGCTCAATGAACACGACCTGCTCCCCTGGTTTTGGTTATTTGATATATGGATGTTTTTTTATTACCTTATATTTTCCACTTCTCTTTTTAAAAAACCTGCACAAACCTGGAAATAA
- a CDS encoding S9 family peptidase has translation MNRLLFFLLLFSFSVANAQEVMTPELLWKLGRVSAMGISKDKKWVVYSVSTPNVETNKSSRKTYRVPVTGGTAEIITHLDSLLANKNISPDGKYRISNKEVKVKNILGSDYYPQLTKSNVYIFDNLAYRHWDTWEDGNFDHVFIAPTQNAKEEKDIMPNEPYDCPQKPFGGDEDYIWSPDSRQVIYVTKKKYGKDYAVSTNTDLYAYDVATGITQNLTAEMKGYDLNPAYSKDGVLAWLSMERDGYEADKQDIVTMANGIKMNLTRFRDDLHVNSFSWSNDGKFIYFIAAVNGTTQLFELKYPGKTKMLPLIRQITHGDFDVTNIIGQAGSTLVVGRTDMNHASEIYTVDIAKGNMQQLTTVNNDVYAKIGLSKTERRMMTTSDGKQMLVWVIYPPGFDTTKKYPTLLYCQGGPQSALTQFYSFRWNFQLMAANGYIVVAPNRRGMPGHGTTWNEKISKDWGGQVMQDYLTAIDEMSKEKFVDKNRLGAVGASYGGYSIFYLAGIHNNRFKTFIAHDGVFDLKSMYGTTEELWFVNWDMGGPYWDKHNKEAQNSYDNFNPSNLVEKWNTPILIYQGGKDYRVPIEQGLEAFQAAQLKGIKSKLVYLPDENHWVLQAQNAQVWQAEFYKWLAETLK, from the coding sequence ATGAACCGCTTGCTCTTTTTTTTATTGCTTTTTTCTTTTTCTGTTGCCAATGCACAAGAGGTAATGACACCCGAATTACTTTGGAAACTAGGCAGGGTTTCTGCAATGGGCATTTCCAAAGATAAAAAGTGGGTAGTGTACAGCGTAAGCACGCCAAATGTAGAAACCAACAAAAGTAGCCGTAAAACTTACCGGGTACCCGTTACCGGTGGAACTGCAGAAATAATTACTCATCTCGATTCGTTGCTTGCCAACAAAAATATTTCTCCCGATGGAAAATATCGCATCAGCAACAAAGAAGTGAAAGTTAAAAATATTTTAGGCTCCGATTATTACCCGCAACTCACAAAATCAAATGTATATATATTCGATAACCTTGCTTACCGTCATTGGGATACCTGGGAAGATGGAAATTTTGACCATGTATTTATTGCCCCAACCCAAAATGCAAAAGAGGAAAAGGATATTATGCCCAATGAACCTTACGATTGCCCTCAAAAACCTTTTGGCGGAGATGAAGATTATATCTGGAGCCCCGATAGCAGGCAGGTAATTTATGTAACCAAAAAAAAATATGGTAAAGACTATGCTGTAAGTACCAATACCGATTTATATGCTTATGATGTTGCCACCGGTATTACCCAAAATTTAACGGCAGAAATGAAAGGCTACGACCTCAATCCTGCATACAGTAAAGATGGCGTATTGGCATGGCTGAGTATGGAAAGAGATGGCTATGAAGCCGATAAACAGGATATTGTAACTATGGCCAATGGCATAAAAATGAACCTCACCAGGTTTAGGGACGATTTACATGTAAACAGTTTTTCCTGGAGCAACGATGGAAAATTTATTTATTTTATTGCAGCAGTAAACGGCACTACGCAACTTTTTGAACTAAAATACCCGGGCAAAACAAAAATGCTGCCGCTTATACGGCAAATTACTCATGGCGATTTTGATGTTACCAATATTATAGGCCAGGCAGGAAGCACGCTTGTTGTAGGCCGTACCGACATGAACCATGCCTCTGAAATATATACAGTAGATATTGCTAAAGGCAACATGCAACAATTAACTACAGTAAATAATGATGTATATGCAAAAATTGGGTTGAGCAAAACAGAAAGAAGAATGATGACCACTTCAGATGGAAAACAAATGCTGGTATGGGTTATTTATCCTCCGGGTTTTGATACTACAAAAAAATACCCTACGTTACTTTATTGCCAGGGTGGGCCACAATCTGCACTCACCCAGTTTTATTCCTTCAGGTGGAACTTTCAGTTAATGGCTGCAAATGGCTATATTGTAGTTGCGCCCAACAGAAGGGGAATGCCCGGTCATGGAACTACCTGGAACGAAAAAATTAGCAAAGACTGGGGCGGGCAGGTAATGCAGGATTACCTTACTGCAATTGACGAAATGAGCAAAGAAAAATTTGTAGATAAAAACCGGTTGGGTGCAGTGGGTGCAAGCTATGGCGGTTATTCCATTTTTTATTTAGCCGGCATCCATAACAACCGTTTTAAAACTTTTATAGCACACGATGGTGTTTTTGACCTTAAAAGCATGTATGGCACTACCGAAGAACTTTGGTTTGTAAACTGGGATATGGGCGGGCCTTATTGGGACAAACACAATAAAGAAGCCCAAAACTCATACGATAATTTTAACCCAAGCAACCTGGTAGAGAAATGGAACACACCAATTTTAATTTACCAGGGCGGCAAAGATTACAGGGTGCCCATTGAACAAGGCCTGGAGGCTTTTCAGGCAGCACAATTAAAAGGTATAAAAAGTAAACTGGTTTACCTGCCCGACGAAAACCACTGGGTTTTACAGGCGCAGAATGCACAAGTATGGCAGGCAGAGTTTTATAAATGGCTGGCTGAAACCCTAAAATAA